aatttcccgccaaaaattttctcagaaaacttGAGTTTTCCGCCAAATTGTTTTACGGAAATTCGGAGtttttgccagaatttttctcaaaaaattgaacttcccgccaaacgttattccagaaaatttaaatttcccgccaaaagttttctcgaaatatttgaatttcttgcCAAATTGTTTTacggaaaatctgaatttagccaacatttttcctgaaaaaatttgaatttcccgccaaattgtTTTacggaaaatctgaatttagccaacatttttcttgaaaaaatttgaatttcccgccaaattttgctCCTAATATTAAATGTTTTGTATTTAAGATAAGATGCAATTATGTACATAATAAATTGAACATATaggcagatttttttttcaggaaatttgaatttcttacgaaaaattgaaagcccagcaaaaatgtttcacagaaaatttcaaattttcccgcccaaacttttttttccaaaaaatttgaatttcccgctaaaatgttttaatctaaaaaattagagCCTCCCGCCAAAATGTCAACTtctcactaaaattttttcaaaatcggcaattttccagctaaaaaatttgtgtCCAGTGAACTGTCTTGTCAAACTTTTGTCGGGAAACCTAGTAGTAAAAACCCACCGAACCAAAATGTGTAGACATCCCCGAAATCCTTAGTCCATTGCCGAAAGCATTCCACTCCAGAATTGTTTCTCATCATTGACCACATGTTTCCAATAACTGGTAGAGGAAGTGGTCCAGCTGGATAATTCCGTCGTTTCCAGTGAAACTCATAGAAAAGTGCTAGGAAGAGTACAGAGAGAAATAGAAGGAGAAGCATATTAAAGATGGTGTGTGAAAACTAAATAGTGTACGGCGGAAGAGAGAGATTATATACCAGTGCTGGTGTTTCCGTAGTTTATGCCGCTAGTGGAAGTTTATGTTGGCGCAGGGGAATTGAACTATGTCGTAAGTTTTCTAGGTGTTATTTGGTGCTGGAGTTGTTTGGCAAATAATaacgtttaaaatatttaaaaatttggcaaatttggcagtttcttgtaaaatattatttcggaagtttttgaaaaccactgaaattgggaaaagttcCTGAAATGTCTTGTATTTTGGAAAAGACTTTCTTAATGTCTAGAGAATTCTTCTGAAGTCATAATACcaatttgtagaattttttaaaaaattgaacactAGAAATTCGGGTATCTTTTAACAGTATATATCTTTCTCTCTGAACCCAATTCGATATTCCTAAAAGACAAAGAGTGGttgtttctaaaactacagtaaccctacagaaATACCATAGTACTTTAACTACGTGCATCTTCAAAGTATGACGTCACAGACATCTAACTGGACATACCAAATATATaaactttattaaaaacaCACTTCTGTAATGGGGAAATCGGTAGTTATTGTTGATATAccacaaataaaagttatcgagaaaaaaatccaattcaaTTATTAGGAGTATTCATAGTTGTGTTTGTTGTGGTACTCGGCAACACCTTATTCCCAAAGATCACATTCAGCTTCAACTTCTGCACAAAACGAACTCGAATTGTTTCGTTCAGCGTAAGATATATTAAAACTGGACATCCATGTACGAATTGCCAGATGAAGTGAGCAGACATGATGAGCCAGCCTGGGACTACTATGACATTCATGATAACGTAGATCAGAGATCCAAACTGGTTGACCGCGCAGATAAAAGTCGACTGGAGGAATACTTGGGTTTTCTGAAATCTCTATATTTTAGTGGGATTTTATGGCTGAACCTACCGCGTTCTGAAGCTGCGGTGAATCGCCATGAATAAGTTTCTTGAACTGATTTGCAATTATAATTCGAAAAGGCGTATAAACGATACATGTCAATGTGACAACCGAAAAGTTGTTAATAGTATGCGGCCGGTTGAAATACTCCAAGTTTCTATCAGGAAAGATGAGCGGTGTGTACATCCAGGCAAAGTATTTGGAGCTGAAGACAACTGGGGTGTTGAacatgaagaaaatgaagtaGAGAACTGGGAACATGAGAACTATGTaggttttctttctgaaaatatgttctCAAGTATTTTCAGCCAGGTCAGTGATGCTTTTGGTGTCGAGGATCGTGTCGCCCGTATCGCGCGGCCGATGAAGTCCCGCGGTCGCCCGATACTCGTTTCATGTTCCTTACCCGTCAAAAATCATCGCCGCCCATGTTGGCTTTGACATGCCCAGAATACGATTCGCCACGAGCAACAATGCCGACATGCAGGAACTGCACCATAACGCACAGACTATAGTCCCACTGATGTACATTATTCGTGGGTATGTGCAGTACACAGCGCCATTGATTGCAAACCATCCCGTCAAAATGGAGATTATGATTAGTGTGAAGAAATCGGTGACTCCGAGcaaaaacatgattttgaaacacgatttttcgaaaagttcctTTTCCAGCATGATCAGGAGAATTGGTAGGTAGAGAAGCTAAGATGAAAAATTGTAGcacattcagaaaattaagCTTACATCAATAACAATGCCATATGCAATAAGGCCTGCTCCAACCATCGGCCACTTTTCCCCATCTAGTTCGCTCCATTCGGAAGCGGAGTGAGCGCTGAAAACGTGGTTTTAAGTATTAGTAAATTAAACTCACCTGCAATTGTACAGAGGAATCTTCTCGATGGAGCCATAGATGATGATGCTGTCCATCTTTGAAATGAAGTTAGCAATGAGGAACAGGTgatattgccaaaaaaactatataGTTCCGCACGGAAACGTGTCGGTAACTTTATTATGGCGGAAATTCGCAACAAGTTGAGATGTGTTTTGATAAAGCATCATTAGAACCTTAAAAAACAACACTTGTTTTTAGCTTGTTCATGTCTGGTGACGCCCCAGTTTTATGTGAAAACGTGGTTCCTGCTAATTTTGATGACACGCGGGGTAGAAACAGTGAGGTATCCACATTTTCTGAGAAAGTTATTTTTGcctagaattcaaattttctgatagaaTGTTTGACGGTAACTCATGTCTTCTAAGAAAAGAATTGACGGATGTTCAAagcatttgagaaaatttttcaaaagattgaaatttttgaaaaatattttggcggaaattcaaattttctgagaaaaaaatattggcgggaaatacattaatttgttgagaaaaattatgacaagaattcaaattttctgataaaatattttggtggatcctcaatctttttttcgaaaaataattcagacggaaaattgaatttcaggtggaatttgtttttgggaaattttttgaaaacatttcaataaattaaaaataaataaattaaattaaaatattttggcggatATTTGAACCTTCTAAAACAGTTCTGGCAgacattcagtttttttaagaACAATATTGGCGGGACACTAAATTACTCTCAAATATATGTTCCGGAGTATGACGGGCCCTTTTTTAATCATCTCATCTTTCATCCCAAGCCTTTTGCGTTTCAATTTAGGCATCTTATCCGGTTTGCGGATCAGGAgaatatgaaagaaaaatatcgCTCTAGccaaaaaacaatcaaattcaattcaaGAACACCTTGAATATGcgattgtttcattttttgaaatttttgacaattaataatttcagtAGATActgcttgaaaattgttaaagtgCATATTATTTGGATaacaattatttgtattatttaCTTTAATTGgcgattcaaaaaattggattttatggcgtaagttgacaattttcaactgttccaataaaagttaaaatttaactttccAGAATTCCATATCCACCAGCTGTTATTAAATTCAACACTTCTGCTAAATATCTATCCAGCAATTTAGCTTCGAGCAGTCAGTTAGGGAacaatattttcgaaattgcaAGCCTCTATGGCTTATCCAAGCATTTGAACAGGACCCCTCtgttttttatagaaaatgggTATCATAAGAAAATGTTGGacaatttgagaaaaacgaTGCCAAGGCTAATGGAGAAGTTCAGAATTCTTAATGGAAGCGTGGGTGTttcatttgttgaaattttagatagTCATTTTCctccaaccaatcagcgactcgCCCAGGCCACGTCTAAACCAACCAGATAAAGTGTGTGGAGTTCGACGACACTGATTGGTTGGAAAGTGGGAGGAGCGACTTGTTGATTggtttctcgtttttttagtttaagaAAGGGGTATAGCAAGTTGGATCAGCAGAATAGATTAAAAACAATAGTGTTTCTCTTTTGTGGAATTTTACattgttctggaaaaaattgggggaTTTGCAATTGAGGAGACTATGACTGTAAATGATTTTGTACCGGTAAACCGTGACATTTACTCGACTGAGATCCGAAGTGACTAAAACACGGAGATAGTAAATACGTGcgaaaactttcattttcctTGATTCCTTAACCTGTTTAGCGTTAATCGCAAATTTTTATCTTGATCGAGAAATTAGAAgatacaaatttaaatttcagcttgaaacatgggtgttaaaatatttttttcatactaGGGGAGATCGCATACCTTCTAATGACAAAATGCCATTTATACcaaccctacagtaatcctacagtacaaCTTCAGTATTCCTATAGTTGCACGAAAACATCCCcacactaaccccaacccaAAATCCCTTCCAAAGACAACAACTcgcattttccaaaactacagtaaccctacagtacacCTACCCACCCAAAACGTCTTACTAGTGTTAATTTCGTATGTAGTTTGCCATAACAAGATGAGAAACCTAGATTGcgcttttgaaatatttttcgggCGTCGAATTGCAACGGGAATTCGGGTTTGTCGTTCAAAAATATCGCACTGGTGGTGAAGAACTTTGCAGCCGGACATAGATATTCCGAAGTGGAACTGGGCGGCAGTTGGCTAGATAAAGaggattttctaatttttgttaaaggtgacataaaaccagaaaatgcagaaaatttacagctttttgataagaaaaaaaattgaagcggTAAAAAAAGAGTAATTctaatttacaaaatatataCAATAATATGATCTACATAATTTTATTATCAGGTACCCCGCTCAATCAGCGAAACGAAATTTCAAAGGGCATGCTGCTTACATAAGAGTCCGTggagtttggaaaaaaatcgagatgaGTATTTGCACCTCTCCGGAAAATATTATCAGGttttgtttttagaattattttattaaattcagcaaaaacaatgaaatcaagacaaaaactaactttttttttgaaattgatggttaaaaattaattgtgaGTTAGAGCTTCCATGGGAGGCAGGAGCAGAGCCTGAAGGCAGGTTTGAGACAAGCGACAGGCCCTGATACCGCTCCTGTagtaaaattaacttttaagGTTCCATTCTTCAGAGCTGGAAATATTTCCCCAATATGCGAAATGAACTTATCGAGTTCTTAAATCCTACatcgattcaaatttttggcaatctgCCAATTTCCGATGATCAAAATCACGTGTAAgagcagaattttcaattgaaaaaaattgtcaaaactaATTGCAGAACTTGTGTTCATTCTAGAAGAGGCGATTTTGTTGAATACCTCTTCTATGCGTCGGATCcaaagtttatgaaaaatgcaGTAACATTTCTGAATGAAAATGGTATGTAACTAGTttattttgcaacttttgaggtttttttttcagaaaaagtaggaagtagaaatcgaaaaatagtattattTGGCGacgatttgaattttttggaaacttattTTAGTGATGCAGTATTATCTACAGATGTCGGAAAAAATGTAAGTGTTAACAACAGTTCAAccatatgaaaaaatttattccaaaaattcaggCAGAATATTATATTTCTCAAAACCCTCCAATCGACGATTTtctctattcaaaaaataattgtgatGTGGTACTGATCACAGGTGATTCGGGGAAAAGGGCGATTTCGGTTttagaactttgaaaatttttcgaggGGTAGGATTTTACGGCGACctacaatttccgagtttagccactcattaaaaaattttatgggcCAAACTCGGAAgttgtcggccgccgtgaaAACCGTCCccttggaaaatttttcagagttctaAAACCGTTCGACCGGACGCCAAATATGCCAGCCCTAGttgaaagattaaaaaaacttaaatgcTGGCTGAAAATTGCTCCTTgtcgaacatttttcaacgGGGATTTTTACGGCGACTTCCatactttttttgcattttttttttactttccaataaaaaataagctattttcagattgaacaGGTACTGTTATACATTCccatatcaaattttcattcagaaaCACCAAAATTCCAGCTCCCCGCTCAACATTCGGCTGGTGGATTGGGTATTTTTCGAAAGGAAACAAAGTTTACTATCTGGATATTAAATACACTGGGGATCATATTTTTGTAACtggattattgattttctttaaaataaaaaatttttgcaggaaTCTGGAGGTCTTATTGCAAGTGACTTCTACCCATCACACTGGACGCCTCTGAAATTTGCAAGCGCTAATAGTTTTACAGTTGTGAGGAGCTGACattaatgtgtttttttgtaaatttaccAGTTTAGTATTAGCttcataaatatttgattttaagaaaaccTTATATTATTTATTCAGCACTGactcaaattctttttttaaactatcaTCCGTACATCTACAGCGACCGAAACATGGAAAATGAGGATTTTGCAAAATCGGGAGGACACTTTCAATTTCCATGATTTTTGAAGGCCTTTTCAGGTTTAATCTCTATTTTTAATCTCATTCGAGAAATTAGaagataaaaatttcaatccgCGCTTTTCGGGTAAGAAAGGAATCGGGATATcctttaaattattgaaaactttattgaaaaaaccgtatcaagaaaattcaaacatttccgGATGGGAGtactcaacaaaaaacaaatcgaaCACTTTAGCAATATGATTCTTCTCTTTCCGATCCCTCACGTCTGCTTCAATAGCTCTATTGATCTTCATCAGCCTCGCAAGTCTTCCAGAATAGTTGACTAGCTTCAGCTTCTTGGTATAATACTCGTGCATATTATCCGATTGAATTTGCAGTATTTTCTCAGTGGCTTCTAGCACGTGGCCCTGATATTTCT
This is a stretch of genomic DNA from Caenorhabditis elegans chromosome V. It encodes these proteins:
- the srt-40 gene encoding Serpentine Receptor, class T (Partially confirmed by transcript evidence), coding for MDSIIIYGSIEKIPLYNCSAHSASEWSELDGEKWPMVGAGLIAYGIVIDLLYLPILLIMLEKELFEKSCFKIMFLLGVTDFFTLIIISILTGWFAINGAVYCTYPRIMYISGTIVCALWCSSCMSALLLVANRILGMSKPTWAAMIFDGKKTYIVLMFPVLYFIFFMFNTPVVFSSKYFAWMYTPLIFPDRNLEYFNRPHTINNFSVVTLTCIVYTPFRIIIANQFKKLIHGDSPQLQNAKTQVFLQSTFICAVNQFGSLIYVIMNVIVVPGWLIMSAHFIWQFVHGCPVLIYLTLNETIRVRFVQKLKLNVIFGNKVLPSTTTNTTMNTPNN
- the svh-11 gene encoding Putative galactoside 2-alpha-L-fucosyltransferase svh-11 (Confirmed by transcript evidence), with product MRLFHFLKFLTINNFSRYCLKIVKVHIIWITIICIIYFNWRFKKLDFMAIPYPPAVIKFNTSAKYLSSNLASSSQLGNNIFEIASLYGLSKHLNRTPLFFIENGYHKKMLDNLRKTMPRLMEKFRILNGSVPRSISETKFQRACCLHKSPWSLEKNRDEYLHLSGKYYQSWKYFPNMRNELIEFLNPTSIQIFGNLPISDDQNHVTCVHSRRGDFVEYLFYASDPKFMKNAVTFLNENEKVGSRNRKIVLFGDDLNFLETYFSDAVLSTDVGKNAEYYISQNPPIDDFLYSKNNCDVVLITAPRSTFGWWIGYFSKGNKVYYLDIKYTGDHIFESGGLIASDFYPSHWTPLKFASANSFTVVRS
- the svh-11 gene encoding Putative galactoside 2-alpha-L-fucosyltransferase svh-11 (Confirmed by transcript evidence), whose amino-acid sequence is MRLFHFLKFLTINNFSRYCLKIVKVHIIWITIICIIYFNWRFKKLDFMAIPYPPAVIKFNTSAKYLSSNLASSSQLGNNIFEIASLYGLSKHLNRTPLFFIENGYHKKMLDNLRKTMPRLMEKFRILNGSVPRSISETKFQRACCLHKSPWSLEKNRDEYLHLSGKYYQSWKYFPNMRNELIEFLNPTSIQIFGNLPISDDQNHVTCVHSRRGDFVEYLFYASDPKFMKNAVTFLNENEKVGSRNRKIVLFGDDLNFLETYFSDAVLSTDVGKNAEYYISQNPPIDDFLYSKNNCDVVLITETPKFQLPAQHSAGGLGIFRKETKFTIWILNTLGIIFLNLEVLLQVTSTHHTGRL